The genomic stretch TACTGCCGTCCATTGGCAGTGAACTTGATAACCGGACCGTTgccgttgcattgctcggtgaagagacTCGACGTGTTCAacacgttgatgtcgttgtttgaATTGGTCTTATACTCACTGGTGAATTGGCCTCTCTACGCTGCCGGACAatttcttccactcccagtacATACAATCAATGCTCCCTAACATTCCAGGAAAGCCGTGCACCGTATCGTGCATCCTCATCAGGAACTGACAATCTTCGGCattcggcttgcgcaaatatgtggcGCCGAAGGCGTCAATCACACCCTCACAAAATTTTACTAGACACTCCCGGCCAGTTGTATCCCCGACGTGAatatactcgtcgaacatgtctaCCGTGTGGTGttgtatgccaactgacgaagcACAACCGTGCACTTCGTGAGCGGGGATAGACCGCTTCTGTGGGCCGCATCTTGCCGCTGCTGGAAGTACTCGTCGCGTGCCTCCAACGCGTGAACAATCTTGAGAAACAGTTCTCATCGCATCCTAAACCGTCGGCGAAAAACCGTCGCTCCCCAACGGGGCTCATCTTCGAAGTAGTCCTCGAACAGACGTTGATGATCTAGACGATGCTCTCGACGGACGGTTGTCTGGATGCGGATGGGCCTCGGGACATGCTCTTCGGCCTGCTCTTGCTCTTGTATTGCACGAATACCTGCGAGAATCTGTTTCCCGAAAGAAAACATTGCGCTTTCCATAGCCCGACTTATATCTTCTCCGGCCATACTggaaaagtgagtgaaagagAGAAATTGGAATAGAGAGATGTGTGAGGGAGAGATTTGtgaaaaatgagtgaaaataaggtatatttatagatagaaaagaagcaaaaataaaaaaaatatgggaAAACGCGTGATCGGGCATCCACGTCATCGGGCTCGACGCTGCAATGGATGCCCGATCGATCGGGCTTGAGATCGGGACGACTGATCTTTCGGTCGCACGATTCGGGCTCGGGCGTTTGCAATGGATCCCCGAGgacgcccgagcccgatctcgggcgatcgggcatccattgtggatgctcttatgatcTGACTTCCGAGGCAAGAAAATCTGATTAATGTGATTTTTGGTATTTCGTGGATGTAATTGAGCAAAAGAATAATTTGTTGTGGCAGATTGATGCCTAGTGTTTCAATATGTTAGGTTTGTTATAAAGATTCCTTTTTGTACTAAGCAAAACCTTGAAAATTTTTGATATACTCTACTTAATAAATTTAAAGAAATCATGTTGCTAGATGCTTATCGTTTATGAGCAACCTTTGGTAGCCAAGAAAAGTGTAGTTTACTTCTCCTATCTCGGAGTGCAAAGTTTTCTTTTTCCTCTACTTACTCTGTTGCTGCTCTTGGCTGTGTATCTCCTATGAAACATGTTGTGAGTTTCCTCATTGTTGTGTACCCTTAGTGCTTCAATTGGTTTTAGTTGGTCACAGACTCAGATATTTTATGCATTTATCCAAAATTAAGATTTGAACATAGTATTTTGTATCACTTTACTGTCTCATGTTGTTCTGATTTTAGCTAGGTGTTGGTAGTTGGTATAATAACCGGTTGATTCTTATTCTGGTGATCTTCTGCTTCACTGCTTTATGTTTTTCCCTGTCCAAGATACGTATGCTTACATCTTTTCGATAAAAGCCTTGAATTACTTGATAGTTGTACAGTCCTAACTTCGAAACGTTGTGAAACATATTTTTGTACTCAAACAATATTGGTGGCTTTTTGGTATGTTGGACTACATATATTCTTAAATATTGTTATCAAGATCCCAGAGACATTGTTGTAGCATGTTGCCTAGTTAAAACTATTGACTAATGCTAGCATTCAATATCTTACTTCAAAACCTGCTTCCTAACTTATTTACTTTTCATTATTTGAGCTGTGTAGAAATATAATTATGACTTGCTTTCTTATCTCTCCTTGCATAACAGGGTGAATTACATACGGATGCTGCTACTAATCAAACATACTGTGTTTACCACTCAGATGCTGCTACTGGCTATGGAGTCGGAGCTTTCTTGTTCCTTCTCTCAAGCGAGTCCCTGCTCATGGGTGTCACACGGTGCATGTGCTTAGGAAGACCTTTGACACCCGGAGGAAACCGTGCTTGGGCCATAATATATTTTCTCGCCTCATGGTATATATAAATTATGTGTCCCTTTATTTTCACAGGACTCAGGAATTATGATATGTTTAATCATAGGATAGTAACCATTGCTACATCGCTTTTACTTGACTGGCTTTGTGAATGATTATTTCTGAACTTTCACAGGGCGACATTCATAGTGGCCGAAGCTTGTCTGATAGCTGGTGCCAAGAAGAATGCTTACCACACGCAATACAGGAACATGATCTACGCAGATAATTTCTCTTGTGAGTCGCTACGAAAGGGCATATTCATCGCTGGAGCTGTCTTTGTGGTTGCAACAATGATTCTCAACGTCTACTACTACGTGTACTTCACGAGAGCAACCACTCAGCCAGCGAAGAAGCTCAACCATGCTGGTTCGGCTGTTGGCATGACAGGGCGTGTATATGGAGGTGAATCGTGAAGAGATTTTCTTGTTAGTGTGAGTCACTGTTACAGTATGTATACCTTAGGCGACGGAGATGTGATTGTTCTTCTTGTCTACAATATCTGTTGACTGATTAATGGTGAAATTCAAGCCAAAATCAGATCAAGCAGTGGAATCTGATTTTGGCTTGTTTAGATTTTGTCTGATcatgtgtcgttgggtctgaaACAGAAATATGATGTCTGGAAGGAATCTATGATATTTGATATAATGTCTTACAGTATTTATCAgtgattaattaaattgttaTGCAAGTTACCTGTATCATTGAGTGACTGAATTCTAACCATTCTCATCAATTATAAAAACCACAGAATTGCAAATAAGTTAGGCCAAAAGAGCCCAACCCAAAATCAAGTTTTTGCTGGCCAATAACAAATAATCCTCAAATGTATTCATTTTCAAATGCGATTTGTTGGTCACTTGTTTGGTGTTCATTCGGTGGGGGTTGGTCACTTTTGGGCCACACACATATGTCATCATCGTTTATGGTTGTAGTGGATGATGCCTCTTTGGTTTCTTATAGTTTGGTAGTAGTGATCG from Salvia splendens isolate huo1 chromosome 15, SspV2, whole genome shotgun sequence encodes the following:
- the LOC121767921 gene encoding uncharacterized protein LOC121767921 produces the protein MGEGKGSSLVHLLVIVLSLVAFGFSIAAERRRSTGELHTDAATNQTYCVYHSDAATGYGVGAFLFLLSSESLLMGVTRCMCLGRPLTPGGNRAWAIIYFLASWATFIVAEACLIAGAKKNAYHTQYRNMIYADNFSCESLRKGIFIAGAVFVVATMILNVYYYVYFTRATTQPAKKLNHAGSAVGMTGRVYGGES